The genomic DNA CTTCTTAGGAGCGGTTAAATCGAGAGAGATGCGCGCTTGGATTTCAGGATTTCAAATCTGCCCCAGGATACTCACGTTATCCAGGCGCTAGTGACGCTGCCTTACCTCTCCATATTCCAAAAACCTGAACTGATTGATCTATTGTAGTAAAGTGCACGAACgcgatttttttcctctttacAAACGATCTTGACCGCCTTTCGACATTTCTATATCAATTTCTGCTGATCAGGAAATATGAATTATGAAATGTTTTCCGAGCACATGAAGCCAGCAGGAGTTAGTATGATGATGTATCAACAAGTATGTATGCCTTATTGAAAGTTAAAACGTTGAATCACTATTGCCTGAAGGTCTGAAACCAAAATGGGGACTGACCATTATGGCCATTAGTCAAGGTAGATACCATCATTCGCATTTGTTCTATTGAAACCAAATCACTCGATTCTCAAGGACTGGCATAATTTGTGTAATCAAGTTCACGCTTAACGCCCGCTTATGTTGGTCTTACGTTTCCAAATATTCAGCGGTGGCACTTTGAATAAAGAAGATTCTTATCTTGTTCCAACGGTTCATCCTTATCTCCCAAGTTCGAACATAATAACCTTGTTGTCCTCGACATCATGGGAAGACATGTTCAAATTTGgtatttttccttcctttggaCTTGCATCCACGGAAAAAacgttcttttctttttcggtATCGATTATTCGGCATATTCGTCTCAAGATTCATGTGATAcaattaattcaatttcttcccCCACAAATATCACTCCAGCTGATGATGCCGGTCTGGAGGGTGGAATTTTTGGGAATCCCGTCATAAGAACCCCGCACCTGGACGAGCTCGGAAGGAAAAGTGTACGATTCACGCGGGCTTTTACACCAGTCAGCAGTTGCTCTCCGAGGTAGATTCTGCTTCCAGTCAATTCAACAAACCGATTATCTTGCATATCGAGCGTGAATTTTCAGCCGTGCCGCAGTTCTCACGGGTCTACCTGTTCACCAAAATGGGATGTACGGGTTACATCACAATGTTCATCACTTCGATTCGTTTGACAAAGTTCAAAGCTTGCCTTTAATTCTTGGCAAAAACAACATCAAGACAGGTTAGCAATGTTTCATCCCGCTTTATTGTGTCCATAATTGACCAGCCTTGGCCCGTCTACGACCCTCCAGGAATTATTGGTAAAAAACATGTAGGTCCAAATGGAGTGTTTCCGTTCGATTTTGCACACACCGAAGAGAATTCTCCGATTAATCAAGTGGGTCGAAACATCACCCACATGAAGAACCTGGTTGGATCGTTCCTGGACAGATTCGGAGACAAGCCTTTCTTTTTGTACATCCCCTTCCACGATCCACATCGATGTGGTCACACCAATCCGGAATTGGGTGAATTTTGCCAAAAGTTTGGTGATTCAGTTTCGGGATTTGGAACTATTCCTGACTGGGAGCCCACTTACTATAGTGATGAGGAGGTGATTGTGCCTGGAACGGTCCCAGACACTCGGGCCACCAGGAGCGAAATTGCAAATCAATACACGACCATTTCAAGGCTCGATCAAGGTGACGACGATCCGAGTTTTAAGTTACCCTTTCTAGTTCACTGACACCGTGTGATTGATAATATCACATACTGCATATGTACTTCTTAGGCATTGGCTTGATCATGGATGAACTGACTGCCCGAGGTCACATCAATGAAACATTGGTAATCTACTCATCAGACAATGGGATTCCATTTCCCAATGGCCGAACCAATTTCTACGACTTGGGTTGGTTCAAAGCCGAAAAGAATGTTGCGCTTTAGAAATatctttcctctctttattGTAAAGGAATTCACCAGCCTCTGTTGATCTCATCACCGGTACATCCAAGATCTCATGGACAATCCGTCGCTTCATTGGTTTCCCTTTTGGATGTGACACCAACCGTTCTGGATTGGTTTCGAATCCCTTATCCAAGATACAAGATGTTTCATCATTCACCGTCTGTCCGCTTAACGGGAAAATCCCTATTGCCCGCTCTAGGTTGGATCGATGGACGATGATTGGATGTTTAACGGACTTACATATGGCCTCTTTTCAACTCAGATTACATGTCCGGAGGACAAACCGATCTAATGCATCAAGAGAGGACAGTTGTATTTGGGAGCCACAACTTGCACGAGGTTACGATGTATTATCCAATGAGATATATACGCGGTCCACGATTTAAACTGATTCGAAACCTTGCTCACGAATCTTATTTTCCTATTGACCAAGACttctttttatcaaaatctttgCAAGTACGTTGTGGACAAGGTTTGTGAGTAAAACTGTAATTAAAACAAAAGCGGCAACCTTTGCTTTCTAGGATCTCTTGCTACGGTTTCGCCATAAGAAGGACCTTCGGTGGATCAAGACATGGCCTCAGTACCTTATTCGTCCGCAATGGGAATTGTTCGATTTGGAAAGTGATCCTCTTGAGATTCATAACCTGGCAGTGgattccaaatttcaagtcaGTTTTTATACGCACTCTGTTAGGTCAGCGGAAATCATCGATTATTTCCATACTTTATTTAGGCTATACTCAAGGACCTTCAGGATCAATTAACGGCATGGCTAAACGTTACCCAAGACCCGTGGATTTGTGGCCCCAATCAAGTGTTAGAAGACAAAGGCTCGTTCAAAGATAATCCTCAATGTTTCAGTTATCTATTCTAACGATGTCCATGGATAACAGAGAGCTTGAGAAATAGGATGCAATTTACATGTTGTTCATCACCCAATGAGATGCGTCCAAGGATACTGTCTCTCATCAGGGTCATTCGTGAAATTGCAAGAGTCTTCAAACTTGTCGATGGTCTGCGTTATTGGGATCCAGTGGATGGTTTGGCTTGAGCCGCACtctctttcatttctgttaAAAACAGGAGGCACAAATATTTCTTCTTAAATTGGATATGCATACATATTGATTTTAATTATGTGTTTGTTATCGTTACCTTTGGGAACAAACTTCAGAGAGTGACTAAAAATTCAAAAGCGCGATCCTTTGCCACCGGGTCCATCCCCTACGAACTCGTGGCCTAGAGGATTATCACAGCTCCCACAAAGTACCTTGGAAAATAATTCACAAAGGGTATGAGTGATAATGACA from Tigriopus californicus strain San Diego chromosome 1, Tcal_SD_v2.1, whole genome shotgun sequence includes the following:
- the LOC131879326 gene encoding methionine-R-sulfoxide reductase B1-A-like isoform X1, encoding MAFCSWTKSEKYKDHFDVGIYACLECDHPLFSSKAKYPHHTPWPAFSDTVQPDSLKKIPENETQTSSQGLALKVLCGSCDNPLGHEFVGDGPGGKGSRFUIFSHSLKFVPKEEIFVPPVFNRNERECGSSQTIHWIPITQTIDKFEDSCNFTNDPDERQYPWTHLIG
- the LOC131879326 gene encoding methionine-R-sulfoxide reductase B1-A-like isoform X2 gives rise to the protein MAFCSWTKSEKYKDHFDVGCYVCHKCDHPLFSSQAKYAHDTPWPAFEHTINATSVRKRQEKGNAFKVLCGSCDNPLGHEFVGDGPGGKGSRFUIFSHSLKFVPKEEIFVPPVFNRNERECGSSQTIHWIPITQTIDKFEDSCNFTNDPDERQYPWTHLIG
- the LOC131879310 gene encoding N-sulphoglucosamine sulphohydrolase-like; translation: MGRHVQIWYFSFLWTCIHGKNVLFFFGIDYSAYSSQDSCDTINSISSPTNITPADDAGLEGGIFGNPVIRTPHLDELGRKSVRFTRAFTPVSSCSPSRAAVLTGLPVHQNGMYGLHHNVHHFDSFDKVQSLPLILGKNNIKTGIIGKKHVGPNGVFPFDFAHTEENSPINQVGRNITHMKNLVGSFLDRFGDKPFFLYIPFHDPHRCGHTNPELGEFCQKFGDSVSGFGTIPDWEPTYYSDEEVIVPGTVPDTRATRSEIANQYTTISRLDQGIGLIMDELTARGHINETLVIYSSDNGIPFPNGRTNFYDLGIHQPLLISSPVHPRSHGQSVASLVSLLDVTPTVLDWFRIPYPRYKMFHHSPSVRLTGKSLLPALDYMSGGQTDLMHQERTVVFGSHNLHEVTMYYPMRYIRGPRFKLIRNLAHESYFPIDQDFFLSKSLQDLLLRFRHKKDLRWIKTWPQYLIRPQWELFDLESDPLEIHNLAVDSKFQAILKDLQDQLTAWLNVTQDPWICGPNQVLEDKGSFKDNPQCFSYLF